A single window of Paenibacillus sp. FSL H8-0537 DNA harbors:
- the flhA gene encoding flagellar biosynthesis protein FlhA, producing MKPKDLIVLIGIIGIVLMMVIPIPILLLDILLILNISVALMILLIAMNTKEALEFSIFPAVLLVTTLFRLALNVSTTRNILQHAEAGEVVATFGRWVGGGQIAIGFIVFLILVVVQFIVITKGSERVAEVAARFTLDAMPGKQMSIDADLNAGLINEQQARARRSKIEREADFYGAMDGASKFVKGDAIASIIILIINLVGGFIIGMAIHGFPFAEALETYSILTIGDGLVSQIPALLISVAAGLIVTRAASDGNLAQDLTAQLFKYPNLLYIVSGTIALLGLVSPIGVMRTLPFAGLLAFGAWKMKKLQEKQVEQEEMLVEEQQIEEVRNPESVIGLLQVDPIEFEFGYGLIPLADTQQGGDLLDRIIMIRRQCALELGLVVPVIRIRDNIQLRPNEYVVKIKGNTVAKGELLLNHYLAMSPGFDDESVLGIETTEPAFGLPAIWIDEQMKERAEMSGYTVVDPPSVVATHLTEIIKRHAHELLGRQETKALIENVKESYPALIDDLIPSVLSIGDLQKVLAKLLREKVSIRDLVTIFETLADHGHYTKDPDVLTEYVRQALSRQITQQFAATGDKLKVITVGPAMEKKIAESVQQTDQGSYIALDPIVTQQIYSKLNEQVTRQIQSGQQPVVLTSPTIRMYLRQIVERTMQEVPVISYSELEPSVEVQSVGVVNL from the coding sequence CATGATGGTTATTCCCATCCCTATTCTTTTGCTGGATATTTTGCTTATTCTGAATATTTCAGTCGCTTTAATGATATTGCTTATCGCAATGAATACGAAGGAAGCGCTGGAGTTTTCCATCTTTCCCGCAGTTTTGCTTGTTACGACCTTATTCCGATTAGCACTCAACGTTTCTACAACCCGGAACATTTTGCAGCATGCAGAAGCGGGGGAAGTTGTCGCAACATTCGGTAGATGGGTTGGCGGCGGGCAAATCGCGATCGGGTTTATCGTCTTCCTTATTCTCGTCGTCGTTCAGTTCATCGTTATTACGAAAGGTTCTGAGCGGGTCGCCGAGGTTGCAGCAAGGTTTACGCTCGATGCGATGCCCGGCAAGCAAATGAGTATTGATGCCGACTTAAACGCGGGGCTCATTAATGAGCAGCAGGCACGGGCCCGTCGTTCCAAAATTGAAAGAGAAGCGGATTTCTACGGAGCTATGGATGGTGCCAGCAAGTTTGTAAAAGGGGATGCGATCGCATCCATCATCATTCTCATTATTAACCTGGTTGGTGGATTTATAATCGGAATGGCGATACATGGTTTTCCCTTTGCTGAGGCACTCGAAACTTACTCGATATTAACGATCGGGGACGGTCTCGTCAGCCAAATTCCAGCATTGCTTATTTCGGTAGCAGCAGGCTTAATTGTTACACGTGCTGCATCGGACGGAAACCTGGCGCAGGATTTAACTGCACAGTTATTTAAATACCCTAATCTTTTATACATAGTTTCAGGAACAATAGCTTTGCTTGGTCTCGTTTCGCCAATCGGCGTTATGCGTACGCTCCCCTTTGCGGGACTGCTCGCATTTGGAGCATGGAAAATGAAGAAGCTGCAGGAGAAGCAAGTGGAGCAAGAGGAGATGCTTGTGGAAGAGCAGCAAATTGAAGAGGTTCGCAATCCGGAGAGCGTTATTGGCTTGCTGCAGGTGGATCCAATCGAGTTTGAATTTGGCTACGGCCTGATTCCACTGGCAGACACGCAGCAGGGCGGGGATTTGCTGGATCGTATCATTATGATCAGAAGGCAATGCGCGCTTGAGCTAGGTCTTGTCGTTCCCGTTATTCGAATCCGCGACAATATTCAACTAAGGCCAAATGAATACGTTGTTAAGATTAAAGGGAATACGGTTGCGAAAGGCGAGCTTCTGCTCAATCATTATTTGGCAATGAGCCCAGGTTTCGATGATGAATCGGTACTCGGTATCGAAACAACAGAGCCGGCATTCGGGCTTCCAGCCATTTGGATTGACGAGCAGATGAAGGAAAGAGCGGAAATGTCGGGATACACCGTCGTAGATCCGCCTTCGGTTGTCGCCACGCATTTGACTGAAATTATTAAGCGTCATGCGCATGAGCTGCTTGGCCGTCAAGAGACGAAGGCGCTTATTGAAAATGTCAAGGAATCGTATCCAGCGCTTATCGACGATCTCATTCCTTCTGTTCTATCGATTGGCGATTTGCAAAAAGTGCTTGCCAAGCTGCTTCGTGAAAAAGTTTCGATCCGCGATCTGGTGACGATTTTCGAAACACTTGCCGATCATGGTCATTACACGAAAGATCCCGATGTGCTGACGGAATATGTCAGACAAGCGCTGTCAAGGCAAATTACCCAGCAGTTTGCGGCAACGGGAGACAAGCTTAAAGTGATTACAGTCGGGCCGGCGATGGAGAAGAAAATCGCTGAATCCGTGCAGCAGACCGATCAGGGGAGTTACATTGCGCTTGATCCGATCGTCACTCAACAAATTTATTCCAAGCTGAATGAGCAGGTTACCCGGCAAATTCAGTCTGGACAGCAGCCTGTTGTACTCACTTCCCCTACAATCCGCATGTATTTGCGCCAGATTGTGGAGCGGACGATGCAGGAGGTTCCGGTCATTTCTTATAGTGAGCTTGAACCTAGCGTTGAAGTTCAGAGCGTAGGGGTGGTGAATTTATGA
- a CDS encoding MinD/ParA family protein, with translation MNDQAEALRHMVKASSSEGGNRETRILAVTSGKGGVGKSNFSLNFALMLQKLGQKVLVFDVDIGMANIDILMGVRSSYHLYHLFKQDKTIWDVVQEGPEGLHFIAGGSGIKDLLELSEKELTLFTEQVSKLQGLYDVIVFDTGAGLSKETARFIAAAQETIVVTTPEPTSITDAYALIKMVKAMGIHPNFRLIVNRADSKREGRLTADKINLAAERFLEASLPFLGLVPDDAHVGKAVKRQIPFTIAYPGSEASKAMHEIAVRFLENKKPESDAKNGVKGFLHKLFKLTR, from the coding sequence ATGAATGATCAAGCTGAAGCGCTGCGACATATGGTAAAGGCAAGCAGCAGCGAAGGCGGCAATCGCGAAACGCGCATTTTGGCTGTCACCAGCGGCAAGGGCGGTGTTGGCAAGTCCAACTTTAGTCTCAATTTTGCGCTGATGCTTCAGAAGCTGGGTCAGAAGGTTCTCGTTTTTGATGTCGATATTGGAATGGCGAATATCGATATACTGATGGGCGTACGCTCCTCCTACCATTTATACCATTTGTTCAAGCAGGACAAAACGATTTGGGATGTCGTTCAGGAAGGGCCCGAAGGACTGCATTTTATTGCAGGCGGATCAGGCATCAAGGATTTGCTGGAGCTGTCGGAGAAAGAGCTGACTTTGTTTACGGAGCAGGTTTCCAAGCTTCAAGGTCTGTACGACGTTATTGTGTTCGATACTGGAGCGGGACTTTCCAAGGAAACGGCGAGATTTATCGCTGCAGCACAGGAAACCATCGTTGTAACGACGCCAGAGCCGACTTCTATAACCGATGCTTATGCCTTGATCAAGATGGTAAAAGCGATGGGCATCCATCCTAATTTCAGACTTATTGTTAATCGGGCAGACAGCAAGCGGGAAGGTCGACTGACAGCAGATAAAATCAATTTGGCTGCCGAGCGCTTCCTAGAAGCCTCCTTGCCATTTCTTGGGCTCGTTCCCGATGATGCTCATGTAGGCAAGGCGGTAAAACGCCAGATTCCTTTCACGATTGCCTACCCAGGCAGTGAAGCATCGAAAGCTATGCATGAAATTGCAGTTCGTTTTCTAGAAAACAAGAAACCGGAATCTGATGCTAAAAACGGTGTAAAGGGATTTTTGCATAAATTATTCAAGCTAACGAGATAG
- the flhF gene encoding flagellar biosynthesis protein FlhF, with product MRVKRYVVNALPEALPMIRSDLGKDAVILNTKEVKVGGFMGMFRKKKMEVIAAVESSAAAPENPPQKRKAPDDVSAVMAAITETMQKQQRVASATAAATATVEPPARPAPVAAASPVSDQLMDEIKGIKQSLLQLSSQKAGNSFSEAAQALHDRLQEQELEVEWIDQLMAIISEQEAQQREPLTRSQVWELAKRQLLEWMAPYAAGMIDEQARIVHFVGPTGVGKTTTIAKLAANQTIKHNKKVGFITSDTYRIAAVDQLRTYANILNIPLEVVFSPMDLPKAFKQLEDRELIYMDTAGRNFRNELNVSEVNSLLQSHDRNETVLVLSLTGKTKDMTSVAGNFVKYGIEKVLFTKQDETAVYGSIFNLVLRFGLTPTYVARGQTVPDDIDRFDAAAYMNDLLGEADDE from the coding sequence ATGAGAGTGAAACGTTACGTAGTCAATGCCCTTCCCGAGGCGCTGCCAATGATTCGAAGCGATCTTGGCAAAGATGCCGTTATATTGAATACGAAAGAAGTCAAAGTCGGCGGCTTCATGGGCATGTTCCGCAAAAAGAAGATGGAAGTTATTGCCGCTGTTGAGTCCAGCGCAGCTGCTCCAGAAAATCCGCCGCAGAAGCGCAAAGCGCCGGATGATGTCAGTGCCGTTATGGCTGCCATTACGGAGACGATGCAAAAGCAGCAGCGTGTAGCATCGGCAACCGCAGCTGCTACAGCTACGGTTGAACCGCCGGCAAGACCTGCGCCAGTTGCAGCGGCTTCTCCGGTCAGCGATCAGCTGATGGATGAAATTAAAGGGATTAAGCAGTCCCTCCTGCAGCTTTCTTCTCAAAAAGCAGGAAATTCATTTTCGGAAGCTGCACAAGCACTTCATGACCGCCTTCAAGAGCAGGAGCTGGAAGTGGAGTGGATCGACCAGCTAATGGCGATCATCTCTGAGCAGGAAGCGCAGCAAAGGGAGCCATTGACGCGTTCGCAAGTATGGGAGCTGGCCAAACGGCAGCTGCTCGAATGGATGGCTCCATATGCAGCTGGCATGATCGATGAACAGGCTAGAATCGTTCATTTTGTTGGTCCAACTGGCGTAGGTAAAACGACAACAATCGCTAAGCTTGCGGCTAATCAAACGATTAAGCATAACAAAAAAGTAGGCTTTATTACATCGGATACGTACCGAATTGCCGCCGTTGACCAACTGAGAACATACGCGAATATTTTAAATATTCCGCTGGAGGTTGTTTTTTCTCCTATGGATTTGCCGAAGGCATTCAAGCAGCTTGAAGACCGAGAGCTCATATATATGGATACGGCTGGCCGCAACTTCCGTAATGAGCTGAATGTGTCAGAAGTGAACAGCCTGCTTCAATCGCACGACCGCAATGAAACGGTGCTTGTACTGAGTCTTACCGGCAAAACGAAGGATATGACATCAGTAGCTGGAAATTTTGTGAAATACGGCATCGAGAAGGTGCTGTTTACGAAGCAGGATGAAACGGCGGTGTACGGCTCTATTTTCAACCTTGTGCTGAGGTTTGGTTTAACACCGACTTATGTGGCAAGAGGGCAGACGGTGCCGGATGACATCGATCGTTTTGACGCTGCTGCTTATATGAATGACTTGCTGGGGGAAGCGGACGATGAATGA
- a CDS encoding chemotaxis response regulator protein-glutamate methylesterase, which produces MAPYRVLIVDDSAFMRKIFSDLILKDSMFSIIATATNGAEAVKAVEKWKPDVVTLDLEMPEMNGLEALQKIMKQNPTPVIMLSGISEDNTRDTIKALQFGAFDFIRKPSGIATNDIIQVGEQLIEKLKTAVQARKPSYIEEKMELPVKAKELETKKPLKTETPTKAASRLAAPSTAKKRPEITPPIKPPSISKKPEQPAAAKAVAPSSTYKPAAPPIIASKKTEEPAPPKKELPRSTSFQHIVAIGASTGGPRALHTVISALPGDLGAPVLVVQHMPPKFTKSLAQRLDSFSALHVVEAAQGDRVHPGVVYVAPGGYHLELGKDSSGYYIHLTEQPQRNGHRPSVDVMYESLVPFKELKRHAVILTGMGSDGTKGLKQLVESGAVTSIGEAEETCIVYGMPRSAYESGAVKTVLPLQQIAARIESCVLK; this is translated from the coding sequence ATGGCTCCTTATCGTGTACTCATTGTAGATGATTCTGCATTTATGAGAAAAATATTTAGTGACTTAATTTTAAAGGATTCAATGTTTTCGATAATAGCGACTGCAACCAATGGGGCCGAAGCTGTTAAAGCAGTGGAAAAATGGAAGCCCGATGTTGTGACGCTTGATCTAGAAATGCCTGAAATGAATGGACTTGAGGCTTTGCAAAAGATTATGAAACAAAACCCGACACCGGTCATAATGCTGTCTGGTATTAGTGAGGACAACACGCGGGATACGATCAAAGCCTTGCAATTTGGAGCGTTTGACTTTATACGCAAGCCGTCAGGCATTGCAACGAATGACATTATCCAAGTTGGTGAGCAATTGATTGAGAAGCTAAAAACAGCGGTACAGGCGAGGAAGCCTTCTTACATTGAAGAGAAGATGGAGCTGCCAGTTAAGGCAAAGGAGCTAGAAACGAAAAAGCCCCTAAAAACCGAAACACCAACAAAAGCAGCATCACGGCTTGCTGCACCTTCTACGGCGAAGAAGAGACCGGAAATTACGCCGCCAATAAAGCCGCCTAGCATTAGCAAAAAGCCGGAACAGCCAGCGGCAGCCAAAGCGGTTGCGCCTTCCTCTACATATAAGCCAGCTGCTCCGCCGATTATAGCGAGCAAAAAAACGGAAGAGCCCGCCCCACCGAAAAAAGAGCTGCCGAGGTCTACATCGTTTCAGCATATTGTCGCAATCGGCGCTTCAACGGGTGGACCGCGTGCCTTGCATACGGTCATTAGCGCTTTGCCGGGCGATTTAGGTGCACCTGTCCTAGTTGTCCAGCATATGCCTCCAAAATTTACAAAATCGCTGGCTCAGCGTCTCGACAGCTTCAGTGCGCTGCATGTCGTTGAAGCGGCGCAAGGCGATCGGGTTCATCCCGGCGTTGTCTATGTTGCTCCCGGAGGCTATCATTTAGAGCTTGGCAAAGATAGTTCCGGTTATTATATTCATTTAACAGAGCAGCCGCAGCGCAATGGGCATCGTCCATCGGTAGATGTGATGTATGAATCATTGGTTCCTTTCAAGGAGCTTAAGCGTCACGCGGTCATCCTGACCGGAATGGGCAGCGATGGTACGAAAGGTCTTAAACAGCTTGTTGAGAGCGGTGCAGTAACCTCTATAGGCGAGGCGGAGGAAACTTGTATCGTTTACGGCATGCCGCGCAGTGCCTACGAAAGCGGAGCAGTCAAGACCGTGCTCCCGCTGCAGCAAATCGCTGCACGTATAGAAAGCTGTGTACTTAAATAA